One segment of Streptomyces sp. NBC_01463 DNA contains the following:
- a CDS encoding IS30 family transposase yields MPKYAPNKKSTAVKKRYFELLREGYKGAAAARVVGVSTSCGSLRFIDAGSMIVPDPGPISPRFLTQDDRIAIADGLQAKQSAKAIAASVGKSFQTVYREIQRNSKPDGRYHPWWAHNQALLRRQRPKAEKIRASEPLRTTVREKLADKWSPQQISRFLARTHTDEPAMRACPETIYRALFAGQLGRKPGKLRTGRTRRKKQRRGVPSPNKIKNMTLIHQRPDEVNDRKIPGHWEGDLIIGRGQGSAIGTLVERTTRYVRLIHLPDGWKAPQVRNAIVTQTADVPLQLRQTLTWDQGRELTLHQDIEALTGFRIYFCDPHSPWQRGTNENTNGLLRQYFPKGTDLSVHTARDLREVARQLNRRPRLALGDKTPAEAMKEWLTGPLTS; encoded by the coding sequence ATGCCGAAGTACGCCCCCAACAAGAAGTCGACCGCGGTGAAGAAGCGGTACTTCGAGCTACTGCGCGAGGGATACAAGGGTGCCGCTGCCGCCCGGGTGGTCGGGGTCTCCACCAGCTGCGGCTCGCTGCGGTTCATCGATGCTGGCAGCATGATCGTTCCCGACCCCGGCCCGATATCGCCGCGCTTCCTTACCCAGGACGACCGGATCGCCATCGCTGACGGCCTCCAGGCCAAGCAGTCCGCCAAGGCGATAGCCGCCTCGGTCGGCAAGAGCTTTCAGACTGTCTACCGGGAGATCCAGCGCAACAGCAAGCCCGACGGCCGCTATCACCCCTGGTGGGCCCACAATCAGGCGCTCCTGCGCAGGCAGCGCCCCAAGGCAGAGAAGATCAGGGCGAGCGAGCCCTTGCGCACAACCGTGCGCGAGAAGCTGGCCGACAAGTGGTCGCCCCAGCAGATCTCTCGCTTCCTTGCCCGCACGCACACGGACGAGCCCGCGATGCGGGCCTGCCCAGAGACGATCTACCGGGCCCTGTTCGCCGGCCAGCTCGGACGCAAGCCCGGCAAGCTCCGCACCGGCCGCACCCGCCGCAAGAAGCAGCGACGAGGAGTCCCGTCGCCGAACAAAATCAAGAACATGACGCTGATCCACCAGCGCCCTGACGAGGTCAACGACCGTAAAATTCCCGGGCATTGGGAGGGAGATCTCATCATCGGGCGCGGTCAGGGGTCGGCCATCGGCACCCTTGTCGAGCGCACCACCCGCTACGTCCGACTCATCCACCTGCCCGACGGCTGGAAGGCCCCGCAGGTCCGCAACGCCATCGTCACGCAAACCGCTGACGTCCCTCTCCAGCTACGGCAGACCCTCACCTGGGACCAGGGCCGCGAGCTCACACTGCACCAGGACATCGAGGCCCTCACCGGATTCCGGATCTACTTCTGTGATCCCCACTCACCCTGGCAGCGGGGGACGAACGAAAACACCAACGGTCTGCTGCGGCAGTACTTCCCCAAGGGCACCGATCTATCGGTCCACACTGCCCGCGATCTGCGAGAAGTCGCCCGCCAGCTCAACCGCCGCCCCCGACTCGCACTCGGCGACAAGACGCCCGCCGAAGCCATGAAAGAATGGCTCACAGGTCCATTGACCAGCTGA
- a CDS encoding Dyp-type peroxidase, with protein sequence MRRVLSGIRRAEGAGLDAWIGLGASLFADDGRRPRHLKVMPVFTGDVLDPGHSHGSLLVQFAGRDAEVVRQAAKRMLSDLAGWRVRWRIEGFRAENRVEQGRGLSRNPFHFTDGFGNPDDARGVVDRAVVRAGQGEPDWSVGGSYQVIRIIRFATELWDKDSVHEQERIVGRRRDGRWLDGTPTEERPNIAADPKGRATPLDSHVRLAAPDRRNPPPIVRRSYSYDRGNGDTGLIFSCFQRDLAKGFEAVQKRLEGEAMAKYLLTTGGGYFFVPPPGDGWVDALFPS encoded by the coding sequence ATGAGACGGGTTTTGAGTGGGATCCGTAGAGCGGAGGGTGCTGGACTGGACGCCTGGATCGGGCTCGGTGCGAGCCTTTTCGCAGATGATGGCCGTAGGCCGCGACATCTGAAGGTCATGCCAGTATTCACCGGCGACGTCCTCGACCCGGGCCATTCGCATGGGAGTCTTCTCGTCCAGTTTGCAGGTCGGGATGCCGAGGTGGTCCGGCAAGCCGCCAAGCGTATGTTGTCGGATCTCGCCGGATGGCGAGTGCGCTGGCGTATCGAGGGCTTCCGGGCCGAGAATCGAGTTGAGCAAGGCCGAGGCCTTTCACGCAATCCGTTCCACTTCACCGATGGATTCGGCAACCCCGACGATGCCCGAGGCGTCGTCGATCGCGCCGTGGTGCGGGCCGGTCAGGGCGAGCCTGACTGGTCTGTCGGGGGCAGTTACCAGGTCATACGCATCATTCGGTTCGCGACCGAGCTGTGGGACAAGGACTCCGTTCACGAGCAGGAACGCATCGTCGGACGGCGGCGTGACGGCCGTTGGCTGGATGGAACTCCGACCGAGGAGCGGCCGAACATTGCCGCTGACCCCAAGGGCAGGGCCACACCCCTTGATTCGCATGTGCGGCTCGCAGCTCCCGACCGGCGCAACCCGCCGCCCATCGTGCGCCGTAGCTACAGCTACGACCGTGGAAACGGGGACACCGGGCTGATCTTCTCCTGCTTCCAGCGGGACTTGGCCAAGGGCTTCGAAGCCGTGCAGAAGCGCCTCGAAGGCGAAGCCATGGCCAAGTACCTGCTCACCACCGGCGGCGGGTACTTCTTCGTTCCCCCGCCCGGTGATGGCTGGGTGGATGCTCTGTTCCCCTCGTGA
- a CDS encoding polymorphic toxin-type HINT domain-containing protein, whose product MTSAGEPAVAPAAADAPTTDDAVYAYDATGRLVGVSDPDGETARYRFDEAGNRLGVDRFASSTLSVLSLVPVRAKAGGTVTLSGTGFASTAASNSVKFGSVQAQVVTASVTRLEVKVPAGAGAGKVSVTAGGVTVASPETFTLAASGPSLTAIAPVSGLAGAQVTLTGTGFASVRTDNVVRFAGGAIAQVTARTDTSLTVKVPPGAVSGPVEVSTADGSAKSSATFAMLSGGTSEFETTVTTSVSDEAPPTVAVTTPGNKARVLFDGDAGQDISFGLSRSTFNSTVTVRLLDPQGVQVDGTSIPATGGDWDVRDLPLGGRYSLDIEPGASNIGSATVTVSTTTGGSLDFIAPALQTPITRPGQDGRWSFTGSMGQSLSIGFASSGFTKALAARLYGPDGKQIVQADTNIQAGSAGSFDIDALTQSGEYVLIVDPDFAGTGTVSVTASTYAQLGVLDSAGPAANLVIARQGQDGRAEFTAQAGQRFQLWLQTSGSISSFKVGIYRPDGTPLYESSVLASTAREWDSPALPATGTYTITVSPDKAGTGTIAMTLSRSLEVAQLAPAASPVLVELTRPAQNAESVFQAQSGDDLSLGITKNTFTKTVYLSVIAPSGKTVIDGQFITAGADATVVLPDLAESGTYLVVANPYQGATGTLLLTLSSDVKVSLATDGAATAISVVRAGQRATGTFTATAGDDLSVGVTGNTFTKTLYASVVAPSGKVVVDKQYLSAGADNTVGLPNLPESGSYLVTLEPFQAGVGSVNVTLSTDAHNTLAADTASVSAHAPRPGQRIQAEFTAADTSLGFAITDNTVAKSTEVYLVTPAGTQSSLGSVSGKTAGTKYLTGLTPGAAYTLILQPFQAATGDLKMWLSTPVQAGTPTATTAASGTVNRPGQPLEFKYTAAAGDGAAIRFSGTPAGSSTIALVTPDGAVDTNASSFSSGSGEVDLLGALTAGAHRVLLNPDQAITAPVTISGTLVPDRVAGSLTIGGAKLPAAITAAAQNGRFTFNGTKDQLLTVAVDAPPYPWYLSVRGPDGKLLVDERYLGNTTLTTALPKLPVSGVYTVTADPNGLATGTINLGIKTTGTLATTQTTPITGAKAAASVAPQPAVVPSGPDAWQPGQAQLAGRDWLTARGDAPKAPQRLRAPPGKTALTGRVLKLDGTPLANVTVTAGTRTVHTDGQGRFLLAGISDSTATVVVDGASANTAERQYGRFDIHVQPTAGTTTDLGFPVWMTPLDTKHTVKFTAPARTEVVLKTPKIPGLEVRIPKGSVVRDDKGKPVTELGITAIPIDRPPFPLPKNSVVPVYFTVQPGGTYVFPKGAQVIYPNYTHEAPGTRVDFMDYDPEKKGWHVYGHGKVSTDGRQVLPDARTRIWAFHGAMFNITDLLPWDLSWIKDTIDWLSGDPVELGTGMLTDSRTDLAVADPRGSAEITRTYWQGDTHKRAFGIGRDLTYNAFLHSEEQYKEVDLYLPGGAKIHFTRTSPGSGWTDAVFEPLDTPTEFQGSKIVNVDAQWELRFRDGTVWIFPQYAALKEIRDRHGNTIKLTRRDGKKGEITRIDTPGGHWISLDYDADHRVKTATDNTGRTTAYTYDTTGRLETVTDPAGKPSSYTYDGTSNRIATAKDARGITYMTNTFQDGKVKEQVLTEGAKYTFAYTQTGTGKITSTQVTQPGGAVRRVEFDTAGYGVLDTAAYGSSLARKTQFVRGPKHRIDAVVDPYGRRTELTYDANGYVTKSLDLAGTADARPSGTVVYNGPYDQPTKATDPLGNDTLFGYDAEGNLQTATDSEGRKTTLTYAPDGQVETVTDNAGAVSEYTYRNGELITAKDAEGRVSAQFTDAAGRASALTDTAGSLTTVAYDKLNQPRTITDALGQTTGFDYDENGNLTTLTDARNNTVGWAYDNADRPKSTTDAVGAQATFEYDAAGLLKKATSRAGKVATATYDLLGRSKTVQYGVDIAGQAESTVGYDYDGHDLLKQITDSQAGNQTFTYDTYDRPKTVTGPTGTVGYTYDAADRRETMTADGQTTTYGFDKTSILTSVTTGTQTIGFGLDAVGREKTATMPGGISRTTGYDKTGITKSVAYAKGTTPIGDLNYTRDARALQTGLTGTLANVALPAAETATVFGKDNRITTFAGRSFTYDADGQLKSDGIRDYTWDARGQLSGLSKAGQSSTFGYDALGTRSTKTIGGTTDKFLTDGSNPLVEQNGSGDTAATVATSGLDQYLTRSENGSTQVYLTDALGSVIGLANSDGTIATTYAYDPNGTATPTGAVSTNPYTFTGRESDDTGLLYYRNRYYDPETGRFISQDPIGQAGGTNLYQYALSSPTTYTDPTGDNPLIAACAINGAIDGGLNWAFQRLSGRKVSWGDVANAALMGCMLGQAGEYLSLVLATRGAGRVGCMSPNSFTGDTPVLMADGSRKPIKDIKIDDRVQAADPETGEAGPRTVTALIKGQGEKQLVDLIVDTDGTKGTKGTKTGHLTATDGHPFWVPALHEWVEAGDLQPGQWLQTSAGTWVQITATQHRAEAATVYNLTVDGLHTYYVLAGSAPVLVHNCGAARPGLFARVFGQKPNATVADLVNIELPDIGGTADSASKGRYASRLSDSKLLDSVMRPRDRGHLTVGQNGSMQNGNHRAAELIARAAHHARSGRGGISWETPIFIKNF is encoded by the coding sequence GTGACTTCCGCGGGCGAGCCCGCGGTGGCGCCGGCGGCTGCGGACGCGCCGACGACGGATGACGCCGTGTACGCGTATGACGCGACGGGCCGTCTGGTCGGGGTGAGCGATCCCGACGGGGAGACGGCCCGGTACCGCTTTGACGAGGCCGGGAACCGCCTGGGAGTGGACCGGTTCGCCTCCAGCACGCTCTCCGTCCTCTCGCTGGTGCCCGTCCGGGCCAAGGCCGGTGGCACGGTCACGTTGTCGGGGACGGGCTTCGCGTCGACTGCCGCGTCGAACTCGGTGAAGTTCGGTTCCGTGCAGGCGCAAGTGGTGACCGCTTCCGTGACCCGGCTCGAGGTGAAGGTCCCCGCGGGCGCCGGTGCGGGCAAGGTGTCCGTCACGGCAGGCGGTGTCACCGTGGCGTCTCCCGAGACGTTCACCCTGGCAGCTTCGGGTCCTTCGCTTACGGCGATCGCTCCGGTCAGTGGCCTGGCGGGTGCTCAGGTGACTTTGACGGGGACAGGGTTCGCGTCCGTGAGGACGGACAACGTGGTGAGGTTCGCCGGCGGGGCCATTGCGCAGGTGACGGCCCGAACAGACACGTCCCTGACGGTGAAGGTTCCGCCGGGTGCGGTGTCCGGACCGGTAGAGGTCTCCACCGCGGACGGATCCGCGAAGTCCTCGGCCACGTTCGCGATGCTCTCGGGCGGGACGTCGGAGTTCGAGACCACGGTCACGACGTCGGTGAGCGACGAAGCACCGCCGACCGTTGCCGTGACGACGCCCGGCAACAAGGCTCGGGTCCTCTTCGACGGGGACGCCGGCCAGGACATCAGCTTCGGCCTCTCCCGGTCCACGTTCAACAGCACCGTGACCGTGCGCCTCCTGGACCCGCAAGGAGTGCAGGTCGACGGCACGAGCATTCCCGCGACCGGCGGGGACTGGGATGTCAGGGACCTGCCGTTGGGCGGCCGCTACTCGCTGGACATCGAGCCCGGTGCAAGCAACATCGGCTCCGCGACAGTCACGGTCTCCACGACCACTGGCGGCAGCCTCGACTTCATCGCTCCTGCCCTGCAGACGCCCATCACCCGCCCGGGCCAGGACGGACGCTGGTCCTTCACCGGATCCATGGGCCAGTCACTCAGCATCGGTTTCGCATCCTCCGGCTTCACCAAAGCCCTGGCGGCCCGGCTGTACGGGCCCGACGGCAAACAGATCGTTCAGGCCGACACCAACATCCAGGCAGGCTCCGCCGGCTCCTTCGATATCGATGCCCTGACCCAGTCCGGCGAGTACGTGCTGATCGTCGACCCGGATTTCGCCGGGACCGGAACGGTCAGCGTCACCGCCTCCACCTATGCCCAGCTCGGTGTACTCGACTCTGCCGGACCCGCGGCGAACCTCGTCATCGCCCGCCAGGGCCAGGACGGCCGGGCGGAGTTCACCGCCCAGGCGGGGCAGCGCTTCCAGCTCTGGCTGCAAACCAGCGGATCCATCTCCTCGTTCAAGGTCGGTATCTACCGGCCTGACGGAACCCCGCTCTACGAGTCCAGCGTCCTCGCCTCCACGGCCAGGGAATGGGACAGCCCGGCACTGCCGGCCACAGGCACCTACACCATCACCGTGTCACCCGACAAAGCGGGCACCGGAACGATCGCGATGACGCTGTCCCGGTCCCTCGAGGTCGCCCAACTCGCCCCTGCCGCCAGCCCCGTGCTCGTGGAACTCACCCGCCCCGCGCAGAATGCGGAGTCGGTCTTCCAGGCGCAGAGCGGCGACGACCTGTCCTTGGGCATCACCAAGAACACCTTCACCAAAACGGTCTATCTCTCGGTGATCGCACCCTCGGGGAAGACCGTCATCGACGGGCAGTTCATCACCGCCGGCGCTGACGCGACAGTGGTCCTGCCGGATCTGGCGGAGTCGGGCACCTATCTCGTGGTGGCCAACCCCTACCAAGGAGCAACCGGAACCCTGCTCCTGACCCTTTCCTCCGACGTAAAGGTGTCCCTGGCCACCGACGGCGCAGCCACTGCCATCTCGGTGGTGCGCGCAGGGCAGCGCGCCACCGGAACGTTCACCGCCACGGCTGGGGACGACCTGTCAGTCGGCGTCACGGGGAACACCTTCACCAAGACGCTGTACGCGTCAGTGGTCGCGCCGTCCGGGAAGGTCGTAGTCGACAAGCAGTACCTCTCGGCGGGGGCGGACAACACGGTTGGCCTGCCCAACCTTCCGGAATCAGGCAGCTACCTCGTCACCCTCGAGCCGTTCCAGGCCGGTGTCGGATCCGTGAACGTGACGCTGTCCACGGACGCCCACAACACCCTGGCGGCCGACACAGCCTCCGTGAGCGCGCACGCGCCCCGCCCTGGTCAGCGCATCCAGGCCGAGTTCACCGCAGCTGACACTTCGCTCGGCTTCGCGATCACGGACAACACCGTCGCCAAGAGCACAGAGGTCTACCTCGTCACCCCGGCCGGTACCCAGTCCAGCCTCGGTTCCGTCTCGGGCAAGACGGCCGGCACCAAGTACCTGACGGGCCTGACGCCCGGAGCGGCCTACACCCTCATACTCCAGCCCTTCCAGGCGGCAACCGGCGACCTGAAGATGTGGCTGTCCACACCGGTGCAGGCCGGAACACCGACTGCCACCACCGCGGCGAGCGGCACCGTCAACCGTCCCGGCCAGCCACTGGAATTCAAGTACACCGCGGCAGCCGGAGACGGCGCGGCGATCCGCTTCTCCGGAACGCCGGCCGGCAGCTCGACGATCGCCTTGGTCACGCCGGACGGGGCCGTGGATACCAACGCCTCGTCCTTCTCGTCCGGGAGCGGAGAGGTGGACCTGCTGGGCGCCCTCACCGCGGGCGCCCACCGGGTACTGCTGAACCCGGACCAGGCCATCACAGCTCCTGTCACCATCAGCGGAACCCTCGTGCCCGACCGTGTGGCCGGTTCCCTGACCATCGGCGGGGCCAAACTGCCCGCAGCCATCACCGCTGCCGCCCAGAACGGCCGGTTCACCTTCAACGGCACCAAGGACCAGCTCCTCACCGTCGCAGTGGACGCACCCCCCTACCCCTGGTACCTGTCCGTCCGCGGTCCGGACGGCAAGCTACTGGTGGACGAGCGCTACCTCGGCAACACCACCCTCACCACCGCCCTGCCGAAGCTCCCCGTCAGCGGCGTCTACACCGTGACCGCCGACCCCAACGGCCTGGCCACGGGCACCATCAACCTGGGCATCAAAACAACCGGCACACTCGCCACCACCCAAACCACACCCATCACCGGGGCGAAGGCCGCTGCGTCGGTGGCGCCGCAGCCGGCCGTCGTTCCCTCAGGTCCTGATGCGTGGCAGCCAGGGCAGGCGCAGCTGGCCGGCCGTGACTGGCTCACGGCCCGGGGTGATGCCCCCAAGGCTCCGCAGCGGCTCAGGGCCCCGCCCGGAAAGACCGCTCTGACCGGTCGCGTCCTCAAACTCGACGGCACACCCCTGGCGAACGTCACCGTCACCGCGGGCACCAGGACCGTGCACACCGATGGCCAGGGCAGGTTCCTGCTCGCCGGGATCAGCGACAGCACCGCCACCGTGGTGGTCGACGGGGCGAGCGCGAACACCGCCGAGCGCCAGTACGGCCGGTTCGACATACACGTCCAGCCCACAGCAGGCACGACCACCGACCTCGGCTTCCCGGTGTGGATGACCCCGCTGGACACCAAGCACACCGTCAAGTTCACAGCCCCGGCCAGGACCGAAGTGGTCCTGAAGACCCCCAAGATCCCGGGCCTCGAAGTGAGGATCCCCAAGGGATCGGTCGTCCGTGACGACAAGGGCAAGCCCGTCACCGAACTCGGCATCACCGCCATCCCGATCGACCGGCCGCCCTTCCCCCTGCCCAAGAACAGCGTCGTACCGGTCTACTTCACCGTGCAGCCCGGCGGCACCTACGTGTTCCCCAAGGGCGCCCAGGTCATCTACCCCAACTACACCCACGAAGCACCCGGCACCCGCGTCGACTTCATGGACTACGACCCGGAGAAGAAGGGCTGGCACGTCTACGGGCACGGCAAGGTCTCCACCGACGGCCGCCAGGTCCTGCCCGACGCCAGAACCCGTATCTGGGCCTTCCACGGTGCCATGTTCAACATCACCGACCTCCTCCCGTGGGACCTGTCCTGGATCAAGGACACCATCGACTGGCTGTCCGGCGACCCGGTCGAGCTCGGCACCGGCATGCTCACCGACTCCCGCACCGACCTCGCCGTCGCCGACCCGCGCGGCTCCGCCGAGATCACCCGCACCTACTGGCAGGGCGACACCCACAAACGCGCCTTCGGAATCGGCCGCGACCTCACCTACAACGCCTTCCTCCACTCCGAGGAGCAGTACAAGGAAGTCGACCTCTACCTCCCCGGCGGCGCCAAGATCCACTTCACCCGCACCTCACCCGGATCGGGCTGGACCGACGCCGTATTCGAACCCCTCGACACCCCCACCGAATTCCAGGGCTCGAAGATCGTCAACGTGGATGCTCAGTGGGAGCTCCGCTTCCGCGACGGGACCGTGTGGATCTTCCCGCAGTACGCGGCCCTCAAGGAGATCCGGGACCGCCACGGCAACACCATCAAGCTCACCCGGCGCGACGGCAAGAAGGGAGAGATCACCCGCATCGACACCCCGGGCGGGCACTGGATCTCCCTGGACTACGACGCCGACCACCGCGTCAAGACAGCGACCGACAACACCGGCCGCACCACCGCCTACACCTACGACACAACCGGACGCCTGGAAACAGTCACCGACCCGGCGGGCAAGCCGAGCTCGTACACATATGACGGCACGTCCAACCGGATCGCCACCGCCAAGGACGCCCGCGGCATCACGTACATGACCAACACGTTCCAGGATGGAAAGGTCAAGGAGCAGGTCCTCACCGAGGGGGCGAAGTACACCTTCGCCTACACCCAGACCGGCACCGGAAAGATCACCTCCACCCAAGTGACCCAGCCGGGCGGCGCGGTGCGCCGAGTAGAGTTCGACACCGCCGGCTACGGAGTCCTGGACACCGCCGCCTACGGCTCTTCCCTGGCCCGCAAGACCCAGTTCGTACGCGGCCCGAAGCACCGCATCGACGCGGTCGTCGACCCCTACGGCCGGCGCACCGAGCTCACGTACGACGCCAACGGATACGTGACCAAGTCGCTCGACCTGGCAGGCACTGCTGACGCCAGACCTTCGGGCACGGTCGTGTACAACGGCCCGTACGACCAGCCCACCAAGGCCACCGACCCCCTCGGCAACGACACCCTCTTCGGCTACGACGCCGAGGGAAACCTGCAGACGGCCACCGACTCCGAGGGACGCAAGACCACCCTCACCTACGCACCGGACGGTCAGGTCGAAACCGTCACGGACAACGCTGGCGCGGTCAGCGAGTACACCTACCGCAACGGCGAACTCATCACCGCCAAGGACGCCGAAGGCCGCGTATCGGCCCAGTTCACCGACGCCGCCGGCCGGGCCTCCGCCCTCACCGACACTGCCGGCTCCCTCACCACCGTCGCCTACGACAAGCTGAACCAGCCCCGCACCATCACTGACGCCCTGGGGCAGACCACCGGCTTCGACTACGACGAGAACGGCAACCTCACCACCCTCACCGACGCCCGCAACAACACGGTCGGCTGGGCCTACGACAACGCCGACCGCCCCAAGTCGACCACCGACGCTGTCGGCGCACAGGCCACGTTCGAATACGACGCGGCCGGGCTGCTGAAGAAGGCAACGAGCCGCGCTGGGAAGGTCGCAACCGCCACCTACGACCTCCTGGGCCGGTCCAAGACCGTTCAGTACGGGGTCGATATCGCAGGCCAGGCCGAATCGACGGTCGGCTACGACTACGACGGCCACGATCTGCTCAAGCAGATCACCGACAGCCAGGCCGGCAACCAGACCTTCACTTACGACACCTACGACCGGCCCAAGACGGTCACCGGCCCCACCGGCACCGTCGGCTACACCTACGACGCAGCCGACCGCCGCGAAACCATGACGGCCGACGGCCAGACCACCACCTACGGCTTCGACAAGACCAGCATCCTCACCTCCGTCACCACCGGCACCCAGACAATCGGATTCGGGCTCGACGCGGTGGGCCGGGAGAAGACCGCCACGATGCCCGGCGGCATCAGCCGCACCACCGGGTACGACAAGACCGGCATCACCAAGTCCGTCGCCTACGCCAAGGGCACCACCCCCATCGGCGACCTGAACTACACCCGCGACGCCCGCGCCCTGCAGACCGGCCTCACCGGCACTCTCGCCAACGTCGCACTCCCGGCCGCGGAAACAGCAACGGTCTTCGGCAAAGACAACCGCATCACCACCTTTGCCGGCCGCTCCTTCACTTACGACGCGGACGGCCAGCTCAAGAGCGACGGCATCCGCGACTACACCTGGGACGCACGCGGTCAACTGTCCGGCCTGAGCAAGGCCGGCCAGAGCAGCACCTTCGGCTACGACGCCCTGGGCACCCGCTCCACCAAGACCATCGGCGGGACGACGGACAAGTTCCTCACCGACGGCAGCAACCCACTCGTCGAACAGAACGGCTCAGGCGACACCGCCGCGACTGTGGCCACTTCCGGGCTGGACCAGTACCTCACGCGGTCTGAGAACGGCAGCACCCAGGTCTACCTGACCGACGCACTCGGCTCAGTGATCGGACTCGCCAACAGCGACGGCACCATCGCCACCACCTACGCCTACGACCCCAACGGGACGGCCACCCCCACCGGGGCTGTCTCAACCAACCCGTACACCTTCACCGGGCGCGAGAGCGACGACACCGGCCTGCTCTACTACCGCAACCGCTACTACGACCCCGAAACCGGCCGCTTCATCTCCCAGGACCCCATCGGCCAGGCCGGCGGCACCAACCTCTACCAATACGCCCTCTCATCACCCACCACCTACACCGACCCCACTGGCGATAACCCGCTGATCGCGGCCTGCGCAATCAACGGGGCGATCGACGGAGGCCTCAACTGGGCGTTCCAGAGGCTGAGCGGCCGCAAGGTCAGCTGGGGTGACGTCGCCAACGCCGCGCTGATGGGCTGCATGCTCGGTCAGGCAGGCGAGTACCTGAGTCTGGTTCTGGCAACCAGAGGCGCAGGACGCGTGGGGTGCATGTCCCCCAACAGCTTCACTGGTGACACGCCCGTCCTCATGGCAGACGGCAGCCGGAAACCGATCAAGGACATCAAGATCGACGACAGGGTCCAAGCCGCTGACCCGGAGACCGGCGAAGCGGGCCCCCGGACCGTCACGGCCCTCATCAAGGGCCAAGGGGAGAAACAACTCGTCGACCTCATTGTCGACACCGATGGCACCAAGGGCACCAAGGGCACCAAGACCGGCCATCTCACTGCCACCGACGGCCACCCCTTCTGGGTGCCCGCCCTGCATGAATGGGTGGAGGCTGGAGACCTCCAGCCCGGACAATGGCTTCAGACCAGCGCCGGCACGTGGGTCCAGATCACCGCCACCCAGCACCGGGCCGAGGCAGCAACGGTTTATAACCTCACCGTTGATGGCCTGCATACGTACTATGTGCTTGCCGGTTCCGCACCCGTTCTGGTGCATAACTGCGGTGCAGCGCGGCCCGGACTCTTTGCAAGAGTATTCGGGCAGAAGCCAAATGCCACAGTAGCTGACCTCGTGAATATAGAACTTCCCGACATCGGTGGAACGGCTGATAGTGCCAGTAAAGGAAGATATGCTTCCCGGCTTTCTGATAGCAAGCTCCTCGACTCCGTTATGCGGCCGAGAGATCGTGGACATCTGACGGTGGGGCAGAATGGGTCTATGCAGAACGGAAATCATAGAGCGGCTGAACTTATCGCCCGAGCCGCACACCATGCCAGGAGCGGCCGCGGGGGGATATCCTGGGAAACCCCAATATTTATCAAGAATTTCTGA
- a CDS encoding XRE family transcriptional regulator, translating to MSMFADGLDQAVQRAFTRPVPKSAGAQMRYLVKQLKGTRAVAQLLRVSQRTVERYVKDQIKKPRPDLAARLEREVKARWQPQIRAKAKARAATTGGIVIDTRARLGYTAPIGSTDQDRIRHLTVALPPTYAARLFEAQEADASDARLQELAAEALKEVYFQDGGRRAGSLEEVRFTDIEHLEFDL from the coding sequence ATGAGCATGTTCGCAGACGGCCTGGACCAGGCGGTGCAGCGGGCGTTCACACGCCCGGTCCCGAAGTCCGCCGGCGCGCAGATGCGGTACCTGGTCAAGCAACTCAAGGGCACCAGAGCGGTCGCCCAGCTGCTGCGGGTCTCCCAGCGCACCGTCGAGCGGTACGTGAAGGACCAGATCAAGAAGCCCCGCCCGGACCTCGCCGCGCGCCTGGAGCGCGAAGTGAAGGCGCGCTGGCAGCCGCAAATCCGGGCCAAGGCCAAGGCGCGGGCGGCGACGACCGGCGGCATCGTCATCGACACCCGCGCCCGGCTCGGCTACACCGCCCCGATCGGCTCCACCGACCAGGACCGCATCCGGCACCTGACCGTCGCCCTGCCCCCCACCTACGCCGCCCGCCTCTTCGAGGCCCAAGAGGCAGACGCCAGCGACGCCCGCCTCCAAGAGCTCGCGGCTGAGGCACTCAAGGAGGTGTACTTCCAGGACGGCGGCCGCCGCGCCGGAAGCCTGGAGGAGGTCCGGTTCACGGACATCGAGCACCTCGAGTTCGACCTGTAG